Proteins encoded together in one Lathyrus oleraceus cultivar Zhongwan6 chromosome 5, CAAS_Psat_ZW6_1.0, whole genome shotgun sequence window:
- the LOC127084639 gene encoding mitochondrial uncoupling protein 2: protein MSISDPNRITFAQSFLCSAFAACFAEFCTIPLDTAKVRLQLQKKGSVGVDDDDGGIGLPKYRGLIGTVKTIAREEGVYALWKGIVPGLHRQCLYGGLRIALYDPVKTFLVGAAFVGEVPLYHMILAALLTGALAITIANPTDLVKVRLQAEGHLPSGVPKRYSGAMDAYSTILKHEGLGALWTGLGPNIARNAIINAAELASYDQVKQTILKIPGFTDNAFTHLLAGLGAGLFAVFIGSPVDVVKSRMMGDSSYKNTFDCFLKTSFNEGFLAFYKGFLPNFGRVGAWNVIMFLTLEQAKGVFRG, encoded by the exons ATGTCAATCTCAGATCCCAACCGTATTACGTTCGCTCAATCCTTTCTTTGCAGCGCTTTCGCCGCTTGTTTCGCTGAG TTTTGTACTATTCCTTTGGATACAGCTAAGGTGAGACTTCAATTGCAAAAGAAAGGAAGTGTTGGAGTTGATGACGATGATGGTGGAATTGGTTTACCTAAATATAGAGGTTTAATTGGAACTGTTAAAACTATTGCTAGAGAAGAAGGGGTTTATGCTTTGTGGAAAGGCATTGTTCCTGGTTTGCATCGGCAGTGTTTGTATGGTGGTTTGAGAATTGCCTTATATGATCCT GTTAAAACTTTTCTTGTTGGTGCTGCATTTGTTGGAGAAGTTCCTTTGTACCATATGATACTTGCTGCTCTTCTAACTG GTGCTTTGGCAATCACTATCGCTAATCCAACTGACCTAGTCAAAGTCAGGCTTCAAGCTGAAGGCCATTTGCCGTCTGGGGTACCTAAGCGTTATTCTGGTGCTATGGATGCATATTCAACCATATTGAAACAT GAAGGGTTAGGGGCCTTGTGGACTGGACTTGGGCCTAATATAGCACGAAATGCAATTATAAATGCTGCTGAACTAGCTAGCTATGATCAAGTGAAACAG ACGATTTTGAAAATTCCAGGGTTCACGGACAATGCCTTTACTCACCTCCTAGCTGGCTTAGGAGCAGGTCTTTTTGCTGTCTTTATTGGTTCACCTGTTGATGTG GTAAAATCCAGGATGATGGGGGACTCAAGCTACAAAAACACATTTGACTGTTTTCTCAAGACTTCGTTCAATGAG GGGTTTTTGGCATTTTATAAAGGCTTCCTTCCTAATTTTGGTCGAGTAGGAGCCTGGAATGTGATTATGTTTCTTACCCTTGAACAA GCCAAAGGTGTTTTTAGAGGATAA
- the LOC127084638 gene encoding protein GRAVITROPIC IN THE LIGHT 1 — translation MTRKVSNFSDLIQRVTASCLLNPLVPVRKVVEDDSPYESEENRDEEEEENYHNDDADDDEDEGFEEKNDDFKEDKMVGLKILKVKQMEVLMEEVFETVSSMKRAYVKLQEAHSPWDAEKMRVADVAVVSELRKLAVLRERFRRNGGGKKSSRRRGFGVASVREVVAPYEAVVEELKNEVKVRDLEVQNLKEKLEGVVALSSNGSGEKKPGRSQSKRKLGIQAIAAVPTQELFETTMVQVREASKSFTSMLLSLMHNAHWDITAAVRSIEAATASTDKYHNASTSSIVSAHHAKYALDSYISRKIFQGFDHETFYMDGSLSSLLNPDQFRRDCFTQYRDMKSMDPAELLGILPTCHFGKFCSKKYLAIVHPKMEESLFGNLEQNSQVQAGNHPRSEFYNEFLGLAKTVWLLHLLAFSLNPPPSQFEASRGAEFHPQYMDGVVKFSGGRVPAGQVVGFPVSPGFKLGNGSVIKARVYLIART, via the exons ATGACGCGAAAGGTTTCAAATTTCTCCGATCTGATCCAAAGGGTCACCGCTTCGTGTCTTCTCAACCCACTTGTTCCAGTAAGAAAGGTAGTTGAAGACGACTCACCGTACGAATCAGAAGAAAACAgagacgaagaagaagaagaaaattatcataatgatgatgctgatgatgatgaagatgaagggtTTGAGGAAAAGAATGACGATTTCAAGGAAGACAAAATGGTGGGGTTGAAGATTTTGAAGGTGAAGCAAATGGAAGTGTTAATGGAGGAAGTTTTCGAAACGGTGTCGTCTATGAAGAGAGCGTACGTGAAGTTACAAGAAGCGCATTCACCGTGGGACGCGGAGAAGATGAGGGTTGCTGACGTGGCCGTGGTCTCTGAGCTGAGGAAGCTTGCTGTATTGAGGGAACGGTTCCGTCGGAATGGCGGTGGTAAGAAGAGTAGTAGGAGAAGAGGCTTTGGTGTGGCGTCGGTGAGGGAGGTGGTGGCGCCGTATGAGGCGGTGGTGGAGGAGTTAAAGAATGAGGTGAAGGTGAGGGATTTGGAAGTTCAGAATTTGAAAGAGAAGCTTGAAGGTGTTGTTGCTCTTTCAAGTAATGGTAGTGGTGAAAAGAAACCAGGAAGATCTCAGTCTAAGAGAAAACTAGGAATTCAAG CAATTGCAGCAGTGCCAACACAAGAACTGTTTGAAACAACTATGGTGCAAGTAAGAGAAGCATCAAAATCTTTCACATCTATGCTTTTATCTCTAATGCACAATGCACATTGGGATATAACAGCTGCTGTTCGTTCAATCGAAGCAGCTACTGCTTCTACTGACAAATATCATAATGCTTCGACTTCATCGATTGTATCAGCTCATCATGCTAAGTATGCACTTGATTCTTATATATCTAGGAAGATCTTTCAAGGGTTTGATCATGAAACTTTCTACATGGATGGTAGCCTCTCTTCGCTCCTCAACCCTGATCAGTTTCGTCGCGATTGCTTCACTCAGTACAGAGACATGAAGTCCATGGATCCTGCTGAGCTTCTTGGGATTTTACCTACGTGTCATTTTGGCAAATTTTGTTCAAAGAAGTACCTTGCCATTGTTCATCCCAAGATGGAGGAGTCCTTGTTTGGTAACTTGGAGCAGAATAGTCAAGTCCAAGCAGGAAACCACCCAAGGAGCGAGTTCTACAATGAATTTTTAGGGTTGGCCAAGACTGTGTGGTTGCTCCATTTGCTAGCGTTTTCGTTGAATCCTCCACCGAGTCAATTTGAGGCAAGTCGTGGAGCTGAATTCCATCCACAGTATATGGATGGTGTTGTGAAATTTTCTGGTGGACGGGTGCCGGCTGGTCAGGTTGTAGGGTTTCCAGTTAGTCCTGGATTTAAGCTTGGGAATGGATCTGTTATAAAGGCTAGGGTTTATTTGATAGCCAGAACATAA